TCTTTTACACCATTTGTTCCACAGATTGAAAGCTTGTTTGATTTTCCTGTTGTAAGTGTTGATATGGCTATGTTAGAAAAAGCAGTCACAATTGGCGAAAAAATAGGTGTGATTGCAACTGTTGCTGCTGCTGGACCTACAACAACTAAATTAATAAAAGAAATCGCTAATAATAAGCAGAAAGAAATTGAAATCGTTACAGAAACGATCATCGAAGCATCAGAGGCAATGAAGAATGGTGATAGTCAGAGGCACGACATGTTAATACAAGAAAAAATTCATGAACTGGCTAAAGTGTGTGATGTTATCGTCATTGCTCAGTTATCAATGGTTAGAGCACTAGGTTCTGTGGGAGAGATTTCGGTTCCTATATTGTCTAGTGGTGAGACAGCGATTAAATCTTTATTATCAAAACTCCAACATTTAGAAACTACGTAATAGAAAAGAGGAAGGAATCTTGATTAACTTAATTGGCGTTGTTGCAGATGATACAACAGGTGCAAATGATATTGGAATTATGTTTAGAAAAAATCAATACACCACAAAGGTCGTAACATTTGAAGACGACTTAAAATTAAATAATGATTCAGATGTTGTCATTGTTGATACTGACAGCAGACTAGACCCGCCAAGTGTAAGTTACAACAGGGTTTATAAAGCTACTAAATCACTAATGGATTTGAATTGTTCAATCTATTTTAATAAAACATGCTCTGTGTTTCGTGGAAACATTGGAGAAGAATTTGATGCGATGCTTGATGCATTAAATGAAGATTTTTGTGTTGTTATTCTGGCATTCCCTAAAAATGGAAGGAAAACAGTTGATGGAATTCATACAGTTCACGATAAACTTCTTGAAGATTCAGAGTTTGCAAATGACCCGGTTCACCCAATGACAGAATCGAATCTTGTATCTATTTTATCGAAGCAAACATCAAGAAAAGTGACTTCTGTTGAACTGTCCGTTGTCAGAAGTGGAGCATCATTCTTAAAAAATAAAATAGCTGAAGTGAAAAAAACAGGATATAACTACTGCATTGTTGATGCTGAAACACAGGAAGATTTATCTGTGATAGCGGAGGCTGTTAAGGAGATAAAGGTACTGGCGGGAAGTTCGGCGATTGCCGAGGAATTGCCAAAATTCCTGGATAAAGAGCTTGTAGAAAACCCTATTCAAACTGTAGAGATTAATGATAATCAAGGCGTATTGGTTGTTTCAGGTAGTTTAACACCTCAAACGAGAGCGCAAACAGCCTATTTAATTTCTAATGGTGTTCCTTCAATCATTTTTGATTCGAGAAAAGTATTTGACCCGGAGGTACGAGAGAAAGAAATTTCCCTTCTTGCAGAAGAAGCCAAAAGTATCTTAAAGCAGGGGAAAGACGTATTAGTTCTTGCTGATAATGATGCAAATACAGTAAAGGAAACCAAAGAAATTGGCTCCAAGCAGAACATAGACCCGCTTGTTATCAGTAAGATGGTATCTGCTGCTTTAGCTGAAATAACAGAGCAAATTGTAAAGGACTTAGATTTAAAGAGACTAGTGGTAGCCGGTGGAGATACTTCAGGTACAGTCAGTAGAAAGCTTGGAATTAAAGGGAACTATGTGTTGGAAGAAATTGCAACAGGAGTACCTTCTGGCTTAGCTCTTGGTCGGGATATGTTTATCGTACTTAAATCTGGAAGCTTTGGAAAAGAAGATTTTCTTTATGAGGCAATAAATCATTTAAAAAATTTAAATGCAAAAGAAAATGTTAATTAAATAGATCTGTGCTTATTAGCAGGTCTATTTTAGGAACTATTGAAAGCGAATTCAATGAAGGTTAGGGGGTATAAAATTGTTATCAATTCTAGGATTTTTGACAATTGCAGTTTTCACATATTTAGTAATGACAAAACGATTAATCGCATTTACAGCAATTATATTTGTACCTATTATATTCGCTTTAATTGGCGGTTTTGGTCCGCAGCTTGGCGAAATGATGATGGAAGGAGTTTTACTAACTTCTGATACAGCGGTACTTCTATTATTCGCCATCTTATACTTTGGTATCATGATGGATGCAGGATTATTTGATCCTGTTAGTAACGCTATCTTAAAGGTAGCAAAAGGAGACCCGGTAAAAATTGCGATGGGGACAGCGGTACTTGCGTTACTTGTTGCTCTTGATGGTGACGGTACAACTACGTACATGATTATCTGTTCTGCAATGCTGCCAGTTTATAGACGTTTAGGAATGAATCCTCTTATATTAGCAACCGTTTCTATTATGGCTCTAGGAATTATTGCTGGTAGTACACCATGGGGTGGTTCAGCAACAAGAGCAATCAGTGTATTAGGATTAAATGCAAACGAATACTTTATTCCAATGTTACCAGTTATGGTGGGTGGAGCTATTGCAACACTTATTATCGCATATATACTCGGACTTCGAGAAAGAAAAAGATTGGGAATGGAAGTAATTCAGCAGTATCAAAATGAGCTTGCTGCTACTGTAGAAACAACAACGAAAGGTTCCACTTGGAAGCTTTGGTTCAATTTATTCTTAACATTAGCCATCATGTTTGTTTTAATACTAGATGTTGTAGAACTATATTTATTATTTATCATTGGCTTTGCTATAGCATTAGTTATTAATTATCCAAATATTGAAGCACAGAAAAAAGTAATTAAGGAACATGCGCCAAACGCAATTCCAGTTGTTTCATTAGTATTAGGTGCTGGTATTTTTACAGGTATATTACAAGGAACTAAAATGGTAGATCATATGGCTGGGGATTTAGTTTCTATCATTCCTCCAGCATTCGGAGATTACTATACAATCATTGTTTCTTTAATAGGTCTTCCTTTAAGTTTCTTAATGTCAAATGATGCGTT
This Metabacillus endolithicus DNA region includes the following protein-coding sequences:
- a CDS encoding CitMHS family transporter, which translates into the protein MLSILGFLTIAVFTYLVMTKRLIAFTAIIFVPIIFALIGGFGPQLGEMMMEGVLLTSDTAVLLLFAILYFGIMMDAGLFDPVSNAILKVAKGDPVKIAMGTAVLALLVALDGDGTTTYMIICSAMLPVYRRLGMNPLILATVSIMALGIIAGSTPWGGSATRAISVLGLNANEYFIPMLPVMVGGAIATLIIAYILGLRERKRLGMEVIQQYQNELAATVETTTKGSTWKLWFNLFLTLAIMFVLILDVVELYLLFIIGFAIALVINYPNIEAQKKVIKEHAPNAIPVVSLVLGAGIFTGILQGTKMVDHMAGDLVSIIPPAFGDYYTIIVSLIGLPLSFLMSNDAFFFGALPVLAEAGAQYGIEPIDVARASVIGQTIHLIGPTSAPLWVLIELIKTDLGKLQKYTLPWILLGSVVMIIVAIATGAMAL
- a CDS encoding aspartate/glutamate racemase family protein, whose product is MGRKIGLIHATPNSVIAMENAIDEFAPNVNYQNFIDKELLDAVNREGKVTGKLVRRIIKLIEKAEESGVDGVALSCSSFTPFVPQIESLFDFPVVSVDMAMLEKAVTIGEKIGVIATVAAAGPTTTKLIKEIANNKQKEIEIVTETIIEASEAMKNGDSQRHDMLIQEKIHELAKVCDVIVIAQLSMVRALGSVGEISVPILSSGETAIKSLLSKLQHLETT
- a CDS encoding four-carbon acid sugar kinase family protein; translated protein: MINLIGVVADDTTGANDIGIMFRKNQYTTKVVTFEDDLKLNNDSDVVIVDTDSRLDPPSVSYNRVYKATKSLMDLNCSIYFNKTCSVFRGNIGEEFDAMLDALNEDFCVVILAFPKNGRKTVDGIHTVHDKLLEDSEFANDPVHPMTESNLVSILSKQTSRKVTSVELSVVRSGASFLKNKIAEVKKTGYNYCIVDAETQEDLSVIAEAVKEIKVLAGSSAIAEELPKFLDKELVENPIQTVEINDNQGVLVVSGSLTPQTRAQTAYLISNGVPSIIFDSRKVFDPEVREKEISLLAEEAKSILKQGKDVLVLADNDANTVKETKEIGSKQNIDPLVISKMVSAALAEITEQIVKDLDLKRLVVAGGDTSGTVSRKLGIKGNYVLEEIATGVPSGLALGRDMFIVLKSGSFGKEDFLYEAINHLKNLNAKENVN